In a genomic window of Bradyrhizobium sp. LLZ17:
- a CDS encoding serine hydrolase domain-containing protein translates to MRAWIGFIAALWAFALHPTGAQTAFAAEPASACGIPSDIHDGWAMTSPEKQGMNARLLCTMDDGITGGKLANVDDVVVIRHGVLVYERYYNYPHQLNFDATTRHDGYSMTKSVVSLLVGIAMDRGLIKDMDAPVAAYFPDNADLRMPGKDPITLRHLLMMSAGLGSSTAPGVAFAYDNGETELIGAILNKVTGNAVDVLARENIFEPLGIKDVGWDQDPLSGVATSAYGLSLRPRDWAKIGQLVLNRGVWEGRQIVSGSWVDQSTAEHIKTEEPLAYGYQWWLGRSLDGEREIRWIAARGFNSQKIIVIPALDMVVVINPSRRSKNMVGPELELLDRYIIPATFKD, encoded by the coding sequence ATGCGGGCATGGATCGGCTTCATCGCGGCGTTGTGGGCCTTCGCTCTTCACCCCACCGGAGCTCAAACCGCGTTCGCAGCCGAACCCGCATCCGCCTGCGGCATTCCTTCCGACATCCACGACGGATGGGCGATGACGTCGCCTGAAAAGCAGGGGATGAACGCGAGACTGCTTTGCACGATGGACGACGGCATAACCGGCGGCAAGCTCGCCAATGTCGACGACGTCGTCGTTATCAGGCACGGCGTGCTCGTCTACGAACGCTATTACAATTATCCTCATCAGCTGAATTTTGACGCGACGACGCGGCACGATGGTTATTCCATGACAAAGAGCGTCGTCTCGCTGCTCGTCGGCATCGCCATGGATCGGGGCTTGATCAAGGATATGGATGCTCCGGTTGCTGCGTATTTTCCGGACAATGCCGATCTTCGTATGCCCGGCAAGGATCCCATAACGCTGCGCCATCTCCTGATGATGTCGGCGGGATTGGGCTCCAGCACAGCTCCCGGTGTCGCCTTCGCGTACGACAATGGGGAAACAGAGCTTATCGGAGCTATTCTCAACAAGGTCACCGGGAACGCGGTCGATGTGCTGGCTCGGGAGAACATCTTCGAGCCACTCGGAATCAAGGATGTTGGCTGGGATCAAGACCCGCTCAGCGGTGTTGCGACCTCGGCTTACGGGTTGAGCCTGCGCCCCCGCGACTGGGCGAAAATCGGCCAGCTCGTTCTCAACCGTGGCGTTTGGGAAGGCCGCCAGATTGTTTCAGGGTCCTGGGTGGATCAGTCGACGGCCGAGCACATCAAGACCGAAGAGCCGCTCGCTTATGGCTATCAGTGGTGGCTTGGCCGCTCGCTGGACGGGGAGCGCGAAATTCGATGGATCGCCGCCAGAGGCTTCAATTCTCAAAAGATCATCGTCATCCCCGCGCTCGATATGGTGGTCGTCATCAACCCGTCCCGGCGATCCAAGAACATGGTTGGGCCCGAGCTGGAGTTGTTGGATCGATACATCATACCCGCAACTTTCAAGGATTGA
- the lepA gene encoding translation elongation factor 4: MTTVPISNIRNFSIVAHIDHGKSTLADRLIQMTGGLTDREMAGKEQVLDSMDIERERGITIKAQTVRLAYHAKDGKDYIFNLMDTPGHVDFAYEVSRSLAACEGSLLVVDASQGVEAQTLANVYAALDNNHEIVPVLNKVDLPAAEPDKVKQQIEDVIGIDASDAVMISAKTGFGVPDVLEAIVTRLPPPNGDRDATLKALLVDSWYDVYLGVVVLIRVVDGVMKKGSRVRMMGTGAAYDVERVGFFTPKMTQVDELGPGEIGFITAAIKEVADTRVGDTITDDRKPVTEMLPGFKPAIPVVFCGLFPVDADDFETLRAAMGKLRLNDASFSFEMETSAALGFGFRCGFLGLLHLEIIQERLSREFDLNLIATAPSVIYKMKLTDGSELEIHNPVDMPDVVKIAEIQEPWIEATILTPDEYLGSVLKLCQDRRGAQKELTYVGSRAMVKYDLPLNEVVFDFYDRLKSVSKGYASFDYHLTDYKPADLVKMQILVNNEPVDALSMLVHRTRAEGRGRAMVERMKELIPPHMFQIPIQAAIGGKVIARETVRALRKDVTAKCYGGDITRKRKLLEKQKEGKKKMRQFGKVDIPQEAFIAALKVDS; the protein is encoded by the coding sequence ATGACGACCGTCCCCATTTCCAACATCCGCAATTTCTCCATCGTCGCCCATATCGACCATGGCAAGTCGACGCTGGCCGACCGCCTGATCCAGATGACCGGCGGCCTCACCGATCGCGAAATGGCGGGCAAGGAGCAGGTGCTCGATTCCATGGACATCGAGCGCGAACGCGGCATCACCATCAAGGCGCAGACGGTCCGCCTCGCCTACCACGCCAAGGACGGCAAGGATTACATCTTCAACCTGATGGACACGCCCGGCCATGTCGACTTCGCCTACGAAGTCTCGCGGTCGCTGGCGGCCTGCGAGGGTTCCCTGCTGGTGGTCGATGCCAGCCAGGGCGTCGAAGCGCAGACGCTCGCCAACGTGTACGCGGCGCTCGACAACAACCACGAAATCGTTCCGGTTCTGAACAAGGTCGACCTGCCGGCCGCCGAGCCCGACAAGGTCAAGCAGCAGATCGAGGACGTCATCGGCATCGACGCCTCCGATGCCGTGATGATCTCGGCCAAGACCGGCTTCGGCGTGCCCGATGTGCTGGAGGCCATCGTCACCCGCCTGCCGCCACCGAACGGCGACCGCGACGCGACGTTGAAGGCGCTGCTGGTCGACAGCTGGTACGACGTCTATCTCGGCGTCGTCGTGCTGATCCGCGTCGTCGACGGCGTCATGAAGAAGGGCAGCCGCGTCCGCATGATGGGCACGGGTGCCGCTTACGACGTCGAGCGCGTCGGCTTCTTCACGCCGAAGATGACGCAGGTCGACGAGCTCGGCCCCGGCGAGATCGGCTTCATCACCGCCGCGATCAAGGAAGTGGCCGACACCCGTGTCGGCGACACCATCACCGACGACAGGAAGCCGGTGACGGAGATGCTGCCGGGCTTCAAGCCGGCGATCCCGGTGGTGTTCTGCGGCCTGTTTCCGGTCGACGCCGACGATTTCGAGACGCTGCGCGCCGCGATGGGCAAGCTGCGGCTGAACGACGCCAGCTTCTCGTTCGAGATGGAAACCTCGGCGGCGCTCGGCTTCGGCTTCCGCTGCGGCTTCCTCGGGCTGCTGCACCTCGAGATCATCCAGGAGCGGCTGTCGCGCGAGTTCGATCTCAACCTGATCGCGACCGCGCCGAGCGTGATCTACAAGATGAAGCTCACCGACGGCAGCGAGCTCGAGATCCACAATCCCGTCGACATGCCCGACGTGGTCAAGATCGCCGAGATCCAGGAGCCCTGGATCGAAGCGACGATCCTGACGCCGGACGAATATCTCGGCAGCGTGCTGAAGCTGTGCCAGGACCGCCGCGGCGCGCAGAAGGAGCTGACCTACGTCGGCTCCCGCGCGATGGTGAAATACGATCTGCCGCTCAACGAAGTGGTGTTCGATTTCTACGACCGCCTGAAGTCGGTCTCCAAGGGCTACGCCTCGTTCGACTATCATCTCACCGACTACAAGCCGGCCGATCTCGTGAAGATGCAGATCCTGGTCAACAACGAACCGGTCGATGCGCTCTCGATGCTGGTGCACCGGACCCGCGCCGAGGGGCGCGGCCGCGCCATGGTCGAGCGGATGAAGGAGCTGATCCCGCCGCATATGTTCCAGATCCCGATCCAGGCGGCGATCGGCGGCAAGGTGATCGCCCGCGAGACCGTGCGCGCGCTGCGCAAGGACGTCACCGCCAAGTGCTACGGCGGCGACATCACGCGCAAACGAAAACTTCTGGAGAAGCAGAAGGAAGGCAAGAAGAAGATGCGGCAGTTCGGCAAGGTCGACATCCCGCAGGAAGCCTTCATTGCCGCGCTGAAGGTGGATAGCTGA
- a CDS encoding PTS sugar transporter subunit IIA: protein MIGLVLVTHGRLADEFKAALEHVMGPQKQIEAITIGAEDDSDLCRSDIIEAVNRVDSGDGVAILTDMFGGTPSNLAISCMSRPKVEVLAGINLPMLVKLAKVREERSLPDAIAMAQEAGRKYVTIASRVLAGK from the coding sequence ATGATAGGTCTAGTACTTGTGACCCACGGGCGCCTTGCCGACGAATTCAAGGCAGCGCTTGAGCATGTCATGGGCCCACAAAAGCAAATCGAAGCGATCACGATCGGCGCCGAAGATGATTCCGATCTCTGCCGAAGCGACATCATCGAAGCGGTTAACCGCGTCGATTCCGGCGACGGCGTTGCGATCCTCACCGACATGTTCGGCGGCACTCCATCCAACCTGGCAATATCCTGCATGAGCCGGCCGAAGGTCGAAGTGCTCGCGGGCATCAACCTTCCCATGCTGGTGAAGCTTGCCAAGGTGCGCGAGGAGCGTTCGCTGCCCGACGCGATCGCGATGGCCCAGGAAGCGGGTCGCAAATACGTCACCATCGCCAGCCGCGTGCTCGCCGGCAAATGA
- a CDS encoding stimulus-sensing domain-containing protein → MLDRTQPDPNLNAEDVASEGGPERLAEDKPVAQGWRPLNWLKRAGQFFFALSFSSLTRRIVSLNLAGLVALVASILYLSQFRAGLIDARAQSLLVQAEIIAGAIGASATVQTNAITVDPERLLDLKLGESYGGPDDSLEFPINPERVAPVLRTLILPTKTRARIFDPNGSVLLDSRDLDNVRTMPLPPPSEKPGLVERATIAVRLWINRGDLPLYRELGRENGNGYVEVADALQGQKRSMVRVNARGEVIVSVAVPVLRSRAIHGALMLSTQGDDIDQMVTAERLAILKVGGVAAAVMIMLSLLLASTIAGPVRRLADSAERVRRRIKSRVEIPDFTRRRDEIGHLSGALRDMTNALYKRIEAIEMFAADVAHELKNPLTSLRSAVETLPLARNENSRARLLEVIEHDVKRLDRLISDISDASRLDAELQRQDAIPVNLRRLLGTLVSVANETKLGHDVAVEARFEGRSPTDTFAVTGHDSRLGQVVSNLLANAQSFSEPGSKVRLICRRVRGEIEIVVDDDGPGIRDDALERIFERFYTDRPHQGFGQNSGLGLSISKQIVDAHGGRIWAENRAGATDADGAPTVAGARFVVRLPAL, encoded by the coding sequence TTGCTTGACCGAACGCAGCCTGATCCAAACCTGAACGCCGAGGATGTCGCATCCGAGGGCGGCCCGGAGCGCTTGGCCGAGGACAAGCCGGTCGCGCAGGGCTGGCGGCCGCTCAACTGGCTGAAGCGCGCCGGGCAGTTCTTCTTCGCGCTGTCCTTCTCCAGCCTGACCCGCCGCATCGTCTCGCTGAACCTCGCCGGTCTCGTCGCGCTGGTCGCGAGCATCCTGTATTTGTCGCAATTCCGCGCCGGCCTGATCGATGCCCGCGCGCAGAGCCTGCTGGTACAGGCCGAAATCATCGCCGGTGCGATCGGGGCGTCGGCGACGGTCCAGACCAACGCGATTACCGTCGACCCGGAGCGGCTGCTCGACCTGAAACTGGGTGAGAGCTATGGCGGACCGGACGATTCGCTGGAGTTTCCGATCAATCCCGAACGCGTGGCGCCCGTATTGCGCACGCTGATCCTGCCGACGAAGACGCGCGCTCGGATTTTCGATCCCAACGGTTCGGTGCTGCTCGACAGCCGCGACCTCGACAACGTGCGGACCATGCCACTGCCGCCGCCGTCGGAAAAACCCGGGCTGGTCGAACGCGCGACGATCGCGGTCCGCCTCTGGATCAACCGCGGCGACCTGCCGCTGTATCGTGAGCTCGGGCGCGAGAACGGCAATGGCTATGTGGAAGTCGCCGACGCGCTCCAGGGCCAGAAGCGTTCGATGGTGCGGGTCAATGCACGCGGCGAGGTGATCGTCTCGGTCGCGGTCCCCGTGCTGCGCTCGCGCGCCATCCACGGCGCGCTGATGCTCTCGACACAGGGCGACGACATCGACCAGATGGTCACCGCCGAGCGCCTTGCCATTCTGAAGGTCGGTGGCGTAGCAGCCGCGGTCATGATCATGCTGTCGCTGCTGCTGGCGAGCACGATCGCCGGCCCGGTGCGCCGGCTCGCCGACAGCGCCGAGCGGGTCCGCCGCCGCATCAAGAGCCGCGTCGAGATCCCCGACTTCACCCGCCGCCGCGACGAGATCGGCCATCTCTCCGGCGCGTTGCGCGATATGACCAATGCGCTCTACAAGCGGATCGAGGCGATCGAGATGTTCGCCGCCGACGTCGCCCATGAACTGAAGAACCCGTTGACCTCGCTGCGCTCCGCGGTGGAGACGCTGCCGCTGGCGCGCAACGAGAACAGCCGCGCCCGCCTGCTCGAGGTGATCGAGCATGACGTGAAGCGGCTGGACCGGCTGATCTCCGACATTTCCGACGCGAGCCGTCTCGATGCCGAGCTCCAGCGGCAGGACGCTATTCCCGTCAACCTCAGGCGGCTCCTGGGCACGCTGGTTTCGGTCGCCAACGAGACCAAGCTCGGCCACGACGTCGCGGTCGAAGCGCGCTTCGAGGGCCGCAGCCCGACCGATACATTCGCGGTGACCGGCCACGATTCGCGGCTCGGGCAGGTGGTCTCCAACCTGCTCGCCAACGCCCAATCGTTCTCCGAACCCGGCAGCAAGGTGCGCCTCATTTGCCGCCGCGTCCGCGGCGAGATCGAGATCGTGGTCGACGACGACGGCCCCGGCATTCGCGACGACGCGCTGGAGCGCATCTTCGAGCGCTTCTACACCGACCGTCCGCATCAGGGCTTCGGCCAGAACTCCGGCCTCGGGCTCTCGATCTCCAAGCAGATCGTCGACGCCCATGGCGGGCGCATCTGGGCGGAGAACCGCGCAGGCGCCACGGACGCCGACGGCGCGCCGACGGTCGCCGGCGCGCGCTTCGTGGTGAGGCTGCCGGCGCTATGA
- a CDS encoding HPr kinase/phosphorylase: MSDGDASVHASAVKVGSLAVLIRGPSGAGKSRLAFDLIMAGRAGVVERAVLVGDDRVHLATLGHEIEVRPAAVLAGLIEIRGLGIRRCDFVEHATVGLVVDLDAADAERLPPAQSLKISILGVEIPRIPVGPGYSPLPLVVAALTTTKSSSSVNPSDDCLKGNGNHMNPTIATE, translated from the coding sequence ATGAGCGACGGCGACGCGAGCGTTCACGCCTCCGCAGTCAAGGTCGGATCTCTGGCGGTGCTGATCCGCGGCCCTTCGGGCGCCGGCAAGTCGCGGCTTGCCTTCGATTTAATCATGGCCGGGCGTGCCGGCGTGGTCGAAAGGGCCGTCCTGGTCGGCGATGACCGTGTCCATCTGGCGACACTCGGCCATGAAATTGAGGTCCGGCCCGCCGCGGTACTGGCCGGCCTGATCGAGATCCGGGGCTTGGGGATTCGCCGCTGCGACTTCGTGGAGCACGCGACCGTAGGCCTCGTGGTCGATCTCGACGCAGCGGACGCGGAGCGGCTGCCGCCGGCTCAATCCCTGAAAATAAGCATTTTAGGTGTTGAAATACCGCGAATCCCGGTCGGGCCGGGCTATTCGCCCCTCCCGCTGGTTGTCGCGGCCTTGACCACTACCAAGAGTTCATCTTCCGTTAACCCTTCGGACGATTGTTTGAAGGGAAATGGTAACCATATGAACCCCACTATCGCGACCGAGTAG
- a CDS encoding HPr family phosphocarrier protein produces MSDDAPQAATGVPAGAISKELLIINKRGLHARASAKFVQAVERFNAQVWVTRGAETVGGTSIMGLMMLAAGPGTTITVAAAGADAEAALAAITELVESKFNEEGT; encoded by the coding sequence ATGAGCGACGACGCGCCGCAAGCCGCGACGGGCGTGCCCGCGGGCGCGATTTCCAAAGAGCTCCTGATCATCAACAAGCGCGGCTTGCACGCTCGCGCCTCGGCGAAATTCGTCCAGGCGGTCGAGCGCTTCAACGCGCAGGTGTGGGTGACGCGCGGCGCCGAAACCGTCGGCGGCACCTCGATCATGGGCCTGATGATGCTCGCCGCCGGGCCGGGCACGACGATCACGGTCGCCGCGGCCGGTGCTGATGCCGAAGCTGCGCTCGCGGCGATTACGGAGCTGGTCGAGAGCAAGTTCAACGAAGAAGGGACCTGA
- a CDS encoding NmrA/HSCARG family protein, which translates to MTILVTGATGTVGRQVVEQLVKRDADVRALVRDPAKAGFPAGVNVAKGDMLDVDSLRSALSGVSTLFLLNAVVPDEFTQALIALNLAREAGIERIVYLSVIHSDRYVNVPHFAGKFGVERMIEQMDFKATILRPAYFLNNDLTVKDVVTGYGVYPMPIGSKGLAMIDARDIGEIAAIELIRRESSATPLPPDRINLVGPDTLTGAKAAAIWSEVLGRPIAYGGDDTAGFEKNLRQFMPSWMAFDMRLMSERFLSEGMIPEAGDVERLTALLGRPLRSYRNFVAEIAAAA; encoded by the coding sequence ATGACCATCCTCGTTACCGGCGCCACCGGCACGGTCGGCCGCCAAGTCGTCGAACAACTCGTCAAGCGTGACGCCGATGTCCGTGCGCTCGTCCGCGACCCCGCAAAGGCCGGCTTCCCGGCCGGCGTCAATGTTGCGAAGGGCGACATGCTCGACGTCGATTCGCTGCGCAGCGCGCTCTCCGGCGTTTCAACCCTGTTCCTGCTCAACGCCGTTGTGCCCGACGAATTCACCCAGGCGCTGATTGCCCTCAACCTGGCGCGAGAAGCGGGGATTGAGCGGATCGTCTATCTCTCGGTGATCCACAGCGATCGCTACGTCAACGTGCCGCACTTCGCCGGCAAGTTCGGCGTCGAGCGGATGATCGAGCAGATGGACTTCAAGGCCACCATCCTGCGCCCGGCCTACTTCCTGAACAACGACCTCACGGTCAAGGACGTCGTGACCGGCTACGGCGTCTACCCGATGCCGATCGGCAGCAAGGGGCTCGCGATGATCGACGCCCGCGACATCGGCGAGATCGCGGCCATCGAGCTCATTCGCCGCGAGAGCTCCGCCACGCCGCTTCCGCCCGACCGAATCAACCTGGTCGGTCCCGATACGCTGACCGGCGCGAAGGCCGCGGCGATCTGGTCCGAGGTGCTGGGTCGTCCGATCGCCTATGGCGGCGACGACACCGCCGGGTTCGAGAAGAACCTCAGGCAGTTCATGCCGAGCTGGATGGCCTTCGACATGCGCCTGATGAGCGAGCGCTTCCTTAGCGAGGGAATGATCCCCGAGGCCGGCGACGTCGAGCGTCTGACCGCGCTGCTGGGCCGTCCGCTGCGCTCTTATCGCAACTTCGTCGCCGAGATCGCGGCCGCCGCCTGA
- a CDS encoding LysR family transcriptional regulator produces the protein MDLLALADFNLVARYGGFGRAARATGRPKATLSRRVAELESSLELRLFERGARILKLTEEGRALYERTGTLLTELEQTAAVIASGGDRPRGRLRVSAPVFFSQTAMGKLAAGFALRYPEVRLEVTTEDRAVDMVEEGYDLVIRVNPDPDESLVGRIFLRDRLVVVASPGLARPADDIAVPAVVRGAGGQTTWKVTMPTGTSHIAVDPVLRLSSLLMVRDAVRAGLGAARLPVSLVSHHLAAGTLVHWGDVDAPEIALWTLYPSRRLLSARVSAFLDYLKQAFPMGTPDELAAYVGG, from the coding sequence ATGGACCTGCTTGCCTTGGCTGATTTCAACCTTGTCGCCCGTTACGGAGGGTTCGGACGGGCTGCCCGGGCCACTGGGCGCCCGAAAGCCACGCTGTCCCGGCGCGTGGCGGAGCTGGAAAGCAGCCTTGAGCTGCGCCTGTTCGAGCGTGGAGCACGCATCCTGAAGCTCACGGAGGAAGGGCGCGCGCTGTATGAGCGGACGGGGACGTTGCTCACCGAACTGGAGCAGACCGCGGCCGTAATTGCTTCAGGCGGGGACAGACCGCGCGGCAGGCTGCGGGTCAGTGCACCAGTGTTCTTCTCGCAGACCGCGATGGGCAAGCTCGCCGCCGGGTTCGCGCTCAGATATCCGGAGGTTCGGCTCGAGGTCACGACCGAAGACCGGGCCGTCGACATGGTCGAGGAAGGCTACGATTTGGTGATCCGGGTCAATCCAGATCCGGATGAAAGCCTGGTCGGACGAATCTTCCTGCGCGATCGGCTGGTGGTGGTCGCGAGTCCCGGACTCGCGCGACCGGCGGACGACATCGCCGTCCCGGCGGTGGTGCGCGGAGCCGGCGGCCAGACGACATGGAAAGTGACCATGCCAACCGGAACATCGCACATCGCGGTTGATCCGGTCCTTCGCCTGTCATCGCTCCTGATGGTCCGCGACGCCGTCCGAGCCGGCCTGGGTGCTGCACGGCTTCCCGTATCACTCGTCAGTCACCATCTCGCCGCCGGCACACTGGTGCATTGGGGCGATGTCGACGCACCGGAGATCGCGTTATGGACCCTCTATCCGTCGCGGCGGCTGCTGAGCGCGCGCGTATCCGCCTTTCTCGACTATCTCAAGCAGGCCTTTCCGATGGGGACGCCTGATGAGCTGGCCGCCTATGTCGGTGGATGA
- a CDS encoding glycosyltransferase family 39 protein, translating to MSTTSIPSARARAKTRVSLARFRAWLVACAIRPEARLWLVIQFAVLHAVIWTFILINLKSAQDVHMDVAEAYGWGQKFLLGYGKHPPLSGWIAGLWFMAFPAADWATYALAMATVSVGMVICWLVALRVVDARRAFLVVVMVALYPIFNFKGFKYNPDLLQLVTLPLLVLAYLNAFEKRSWQSGIWLGLAGALALMTKYWVLTMIGAIGLAALIHPERLRFLSSPAPWVAIATMAVAMIPHFIWLANAHFVPLTYAGDTYSIEDTSLVRQLVFGYVLHNAALLALPVALAGLAMALVPPWLTLLARAPLRIVTRAWARGANASVNFSQARNIWIIQVIVAVGPPLGALVFSIYMKTDWGISLFFLVPLALVAIPALRVQGAAIFNITAIWLVLSVATLIASPWIAAREMAVNADNTATYGARSELARELTQAWHARFASRWAVVAGTMESIQPMVFYSPDHPAAFTPNEAWSSGLTSLEDVKKYGFIGVFDPTDGRLPAFEKWVSETAPNAERIVMTTRRFTHGKAGPSMTWNIYIAPPEK from the coding sequence ATGTCAACGACTTCAATCCCATCCGCCCGGGCGCGCGCGAAGACCCGGGTGAGCCTTGCCCGCTTCCGGGCCTGGCTGGTTGCCTGCGCGATCCGCCCCGAGGCCCGGCTTTGGCTGGTGATCCAGTTCGCCGTCCTGCATGCGGTGATCTGGACCTTCATCCTGATCAATCTCAAGTCCGCGCAGGACGTTCACATGGACGTCGCAGAGGCCTATGGCTGGGGCCAGAAGTTCCTGCTCGGCTATGGCAAGCACCCGCCGCTGTCGGGCTGGATCGCCGGCCTCTGGTTCATGGCGTTCCCGGCGGCGGATTGGGCGACCTATGCGCTTGCGATGGCGACCGTCAGCGTCGGCATGGTGATCTGCTGGCTCGTGGCACTGCGCGTCGTCGATGCCAGACGCGCGTTCCTGGTCGTGGTGATGGTCGCGCTCTACCCGATCTTCAATTTCAAGGGTTTCAAGTACAATCCGGACCTGCTGCAGCTCGTCACCCTGCCGCTGCTCGTGCTCGCTTATCTCAACGCGTTCGAGAAGCGGAGCTGGCAGTCCGGCATTTGGCTTGGGCTTGCCGGCGCGCTGGCGCTGATGACCAAATACTGGGTGCTGACGATGATCGGCGCCATTGGCCTTGCCGCGCTGATCCATCCCGAGCGGCTGAGATTCCTGTCGTCGCCGGCGCCGTGGGTTGCGATCGCGACGATGGCGGTGGCGATGATTCCGCACTTCATCTGGCTCGCGAATGCGCATTTCGTGCCGCTGACCTATGCCGGCGACACCTACAGCATCGAGGACACCAGTCTCGTGCGTCAGCTGGTGTTCGGCTATGTCCTGCACAATGCCGCGCTGCTGGCGTTGCCGGTGGCGCTCGCCGGGCTCGCAATGGCGCTGGTGCCGCCGTGGCTCACATTGCTCGCGCGCGCACCGTTGCGCATCGTCACGCGGGCCTGGGCGCGCGGCGCCAATGCGAGCGTCAACTTCTCGCAGGCCCGCAACATCTGGATCATCCAGGTCATCGTCGCAGTCGGGCCGCCGCTCGGCGCGCTGGTCTTCAGCATCTACATGAAGACCGATTGGGGCATCTCGCTGTTCTTTCTGGTGCCGCTGGCGCTGGTCGCGATCCCCGCCTTGCGGGTGCAGGGTGCGGCGATCTTCAACATCACCGCGATCTGGCTCGTGCTCAGCGTCGCGACGCTGATTGCCTCGCCCTGGATCGCCGCGCGCGAGATGGCGGTCAATGCCGACAATACCGCGACCTACGGCGCGCGCTCGGAGCTTGCGCGTGAACTGACGCAGGCCTGGCACGCGCGCTTTGCCTCGCGCTGGGCCGTCGTCGCCGGCACCATGGAATCAATCCAGCCGATGGTATTCTACAGCCCCGATCATCCGGCTGCGTTCACGCCGAACGAGGCCTGGAGCTCCGGCCTGACGTCACTCGAAGACGTCAAGAAGTACGGCTTCATCGGCGTGTTCGATCCGACCGACGGCCGCCTGCCGGCGTTCGAGAAATGGGTGTCCGAGACCGCGCCGAATGCCGAGCGCATCGTGATGACGACGCGCCGCTTCACCCACGGCAAGGCCGGTCCGTCGATGACGTGGAACATCTACATCGCGCCGCCGGAGAAGTGA
- a CDS encoding NAD(P)-dependent oxidoreductase, with amino-acid sequence MNNPTDESASTTRSKILVLGATGGTGRLIVSEALARRHEVTALVRSPEKAGDLKGARLIVGDISDENALRNALRGQDTVVSALGTPASPFREVKLLSTATRALVTAMKAEQVSRLVCITGMGAGDSAGRGGFLFDRLIFPLLLKNVYADKDRQEAVVRDSGLDWVLVRPSVLNDKPGRGAIRAITDLSDFHGGSIARQDVATFVLDQIQGNNWLHRSPLITW; translated from the coding sequence ATGAACAACCCGACCGACGAAAGCGCCAGCACCACGCGATCGAAGATACTGGTTCTTGGAGCAACCGGCGGGACCGGTCGCCTGATCGTCAGCGAGGCGCTGGCGCGCCGGCACGAGGTCACCGCGCTGGTGCGTTCACCGGAGAAGGCCGGCGATTTGAAAGGCGCCAGGCTGATCGTCGGAGACATCAGCGACGAAAACGCCTTGCGAAACGCGCTGAGGGGTCAGGACACGGTCGTCAGTGCACTCGGCACGCCGGCAAGCCCCTTTCGCGAGGTGAAATTGCTCTCGACCGCAACGCGCGCGCTCGTGACCGCGATGAAGGCCGAGCAGGTCTCCCGGCTGGTCTGCATCACCGGGATGGGCGCCGGCGACAGCGCCGGGCGCGGCGGTTTTCTCTTCGACAGGCTGATCTTTCCGCTTCTGTTGAAGAACGTGTACGCCGACAAGGACCGGCAGGAAGCCGTCGTCAGAGACAGCGGGCTCGACTGGGTCCTGGTTCGTCCGTCCGTCCTGAACGACAAGCCCGGCCGCGGCGCGATCCGCGCGATCACGGATCTCTCTGACTTCCACGGCGGCAGCATAGCGCGCCAGGACGTTGCGACATTCGTGCTGGACCAGATCCAGGGCAACAACTGGCTGCATCGCTCGCCGTTGATCACGTGGTGA